AAAAACTAACTAACGGAAAGTATTTATGGCTTAGAAACAACGGTGCGATTGTTGTTTCGCAATTTATCGACACGTTTATTGCAAATTGGATTCTTCTTTATCTGGGAATGAAACTGGATTTAGAGCAAACGATCCATATTATCTTGGCGTGTTATGTATATAAGCTGATTCTTTCATTTTGCGGAACACCTTTATTTTATGGGTTTGTCTATCTACTAAAAAATAACATTGGACAACCCGATTCTAAACCTATTGTTGTCGACGCTTGAGAATATGATCCATTTTAAAAGGCATATACGTTGGTTGCTTCCACTCATAATATGGCTTTGCATCACGCCCTTCACTCCGCGCATCGATTTAGCACTGAGCCACTATTTCTACTCAGACAGCACGAAACATTTTGCTTCAAATGCCTTTTATCAATGGGTTTATAACTACGGCGCTTGGCCAGGACTTTTCCTTGCGGTAAGCGCGCTTGTCGTTTTAATTCTTTCTTTTTTTATTCACGCATGGCAAAAATGGAGATCCAGTGCACTTTTGCTTGTCCTCACTTGCGCGATTGGATCAGGCCTCGTTGTCCATGCCATTCTGAAGGAAAATTGGGGCAGGCCACGACCAAGACAAATCACCGAATTTGGCGGACAGCTTAATTTTCGTCCCTACTATGTCCCCTATTTTGCAAAGCAACCTGAAAAAACTAAATCCTTTCCGAGTGGACACAGCTCAATGGGATTTTATTTTCTTGTCCTTGTTGTTTTAGGTTATACGTTAAAAAATAAATCCCTCATTTATATGGGAGCAATCTGCACACTTCTTTTCGGCACATTACTCAGTTTAACGCGCGTTGCGCAAGGGGGACATTTTTTTTCGGATGTTCTTTTCTCCGGCTTAATCATGTGGTGGTGTGCTTTGAGTATTAATTGGTTATTACATCAGAAAGCATATGAAAGGACTCACTAAACGACAGCAAGAAATCTTGGATTACATCCAAGAATTTATCCATTCACATCAATTTTCTCCCAGTTATCGAGAGATTATGCAAAATTTTGGATATTCTTCTTTGGGTTCTGTTTCCAAGCATTTACAAGTCTTAAAGCGAAAAGGTTTATTAACGTCTGAAAAAAAATGCAGCAGATCAATAAAGCCCTTAGAAACAAAACCATCTCACCTTAATCAACATGAATTAGAACTCCCCTTCATTGGACATATTTTGGCCGGATTTCCTGTTGAAATTTTTCCAAAAACACAATCCCTCGCGGTTCCAAAGTTTTTAGTACAGGAACCCGATTCAAGTTATATTTTGCGAGCGCGTGGAAACTCTTTAAATGATGAGATGATCAGCGACGGAGATCTTTTAATAGTCGAAACGGGTAGAGAAGCGTGCTCAGGGGAATGGATTGTCGCTTTACTCAATGAACATGAAACATTTATTAAACGTTACTATCCTGAAGGCCAATATGTGCGCTTGGCTGGACATGATTCCGCACAGTCGCCCATCATGATTCACTTGGATGATCTTGTCATCCAGGGAATCGTTGTCGGACTCGTCAGATTATATGACTAATGGATAGGATTTCCTATTCATGCCATTCAGTGTCTTCAGGCTCAGGCTCAAAATCTTCTAATGTTTTAGACTTTTTTCCAGAAATCAAACGAATCAAAGAAAGAGTCCAGGCAATTAAAACATAAGTCCAAGACAGGATGAAAAACAGCAAAGGAAAATGCTGTACGATTCCATAAAAAATCAAAACTGCTGCCACAACAATGCAAAACACTAACTGAAAAGAAGCCACTCTGACATGTAAGCTTTTAAAACTGGGAAACTTCCATCGGCTAATCATAAAATAGCCCAAAACAACAAAAGCGGAGATCAAAAACCACGCTTGCGTTTCAAGACTGATGGAAATATAGTGATTAAAATCATTTGAAGCCAAAAACAGATTAGCAGAGACCATTGCCGCTGCCCCAGCAGGAATTGGCAGCCCCGTGAAATTTTTTTTATTGGCAGCTAAAAGCTCCTCATCGCCACGAGCCTGTTGGGCAGATGCACTAAAACGCGCTAATCTTAAAACGCCGCAAACAGAAAATATCATTGCCGCAATTGTCAAAAAAGCTGAAAGTTGCGATCCCTGTTCCAAGCTAGCTGTTTTAAGTACAATCACAGCGGGAGCAACACCAAAGGTTACAGCATCAGCTAAAGAATCAAAAATCCCACCAAATTCACTTTCCGCTTTCATCGCTCTAGCCACCGCTCCATCAAGCAAATCCGCGAACGCAGCTAGTAACATGATTCCTGCTGTTGCCATTAAGATATGTTGATCTACTTGGCCAAAATTTGTCATAGTCATTTTAAAAATGACAAACAAACCGCATGTTAAGCTAAATGCTGTTATAATATTGGGAAGTAAGTAGATTTTTTTCATCTTTTCCTCAGACATTATCTGATTAATATTGAATCCATTAAGTTTAATATAAAGGATTTATTCATTTACTGATAGCTTCAGATTTAAAAAAAGGTATATTAAACTAAAGAATTAATTAAAGAGCTGCTAACCCTTGAACTCTTTCCACTTGCCGTAAAGCTTCACGCATTTGGTGCATGAGGCGTCCGGCTTTTTCAGGATGGTGGCGGTCTTCATCTAAAATGTTCCATTCCTCAGTAATCTCCCCTTCTTGCAATAAAAATACGTGATCGGCCATCGCAAGAGCATCGTGAAAATCATGGGTCACCATCAAAATGGTTGTCTCCAATTGTTTTTGGATATGTCGCATAAAGACATACATCTGCTCCCTCAAGACAACATCTAGAGATCCAAACGGTTCATCTAAAAGTAAGACTGGACGATTTAAAATCAAGGCACGAGCAAGCGAAATTCTTTGCCGCATTCCACCAGAAAGTTCATCCGGAAATTTATCTTCACAGTCTGATAATCCGAACAAACCCAATAATCGACGCGCATCTTCTTTTAACTGAGGAAGAGGGACTGTTGTTTTTTTGCCTAGCTCTGCACTGAGTGTCATATTGCGAATAACCGTACGCCATGGAAGAAGCAAGTCCTCTTGCATCATGTATGCAATTAAATCGTCATTCTCTGACAATGGTTTGTTATCAATTAAAATTGCTCCTGAAGCAGGAGAAAGAAGCCTCGTTAAAATTTTAAACAATGTCGATTTGCCCGATCCAGACGCTCCAATCAGAGCTCCGCTTTCTCCCTTATTCAATTTAAGCGAAAGATTTTTAAGAATCTTGTTTCCTTCATACGAAAATGAGAGATTTGATATATTTAGCATTCGAAAACAACTTTGACATTAAAATTAAAAGAAGAAATCTTAAAATTTCATTTGATTTTTGTAAACCTATTTTCAGAACAATTATTATCACTTTTTTAGAGGCAATATGTCATTTCAGCAGACTTTACACGATGTTCAGCACAAGCTTAAAGACAACCAATTAGATGGCTGGCTGCTTTATGACTTTCGCCGCTCAAATCCCTTGGCATGCCAATTTCTTGAAATTGCGCCTGAAACCAATTTAACTAGACGTTTTTTTTATTGGATTCCTCAAATAGGCTCCCCCATTAAAATCATTAGCATCATTGAAAGCCACCTCCTGGACCACTTACCTGGAGAAAAATTAACCTACCGCTCATGGCCTGAGCTAGAGGGCCATCTAGCTCGGCTTCTTTCGGATAAAAAACAAGTAGCAATGGAATACTCTCCACGCAACGCCATTCCAGCAATCTCTAAAGTAGATGCGGGCACCATCGAAATGATTCGCTCATACGGCATTGAAGTGATGAGCTCGGCCGATCTTTTGCAAAGCTATACGAGTACATGGACCGCCTTTCAACTACAGACACATCGAAATGCGCTTAAAATTTTGGAAGAAAGTGCTCAGCTAGCTTGGAAATTGATCGCAGATAAATTAAGCACAAGTCAAAAAGTGACAGAGTATGATGTACAACAATTTCTCTTGAACTGCATGAAAGAAAAAGGCTGCATCACATCCGATCCCCCCATCTGCGCAGTCAACGCGCATTCTGCGAACCCTCACTATACACCTGATGCCAAACATTTTGCAGAAATTCGTCCAGGTGATTTTATTCTCATTGACTTATGGTGCAAACAAAATATCACTCATGCTGTTTATGCAGATATCACGCAAGTCGGCGTGGCTGCCGAAACCCCAACAATGTGGCAACAAACGATTTTTTCGGTTGTTAAAGAGTCCCGAGATGCCACAACACGCTTTATCCAAGAAAATATCGAAAACAACCTGCCCGTTATGGGCTGGGAAGCCGATCAAGTCAGTCGCGATGTAATCACAGAAGCAGGTTTTGGGAATTTTTTTATCCATCGCACGGGTCACAACATTGGAGAAGAAGACCATGGTCCAGGAGCTCACCTAGATAATCTTGAGACACACGATGAAAGACTTTTATTGCCAGAAACCTGCTTCTCAATAGAACCTGGAATCTATCTTCCAAATGAATTTGGAGTACGATTGGAATATGATGTCTTTATCCATCCTGACCGCAGAGTCGAAGTCACTGGAAATGTGCAAAATAGCTTGATTTGTCTAGGTGAATACAAATAATTTTTGATACCATTTTAACTTGCATACAATTGGATTTAGGATTAAACTTTTATCCTTTTAGATAATCAACATAAAGGATTTGTGTGGAGCAACAACAGCCCATCTCAAGAGGAAATATTTTTTCAGCAATGTTTTTAGTTGCTGGAACTTGCATTGGCGGTGGAATGCTCGCACTACCTGTTGCAACTGGAGTCAGCGGCTTTATTCCCTCTCTTTCTATCATGGCCGTTTGCTGGCTAGCAATGACTCTGACAGCTCTTTTCCTCGTCGAAGTAAGTTTATGGTTTGAGGAAGGCGCACATGTGATCACCATGACGCAAAAGATTTTAGGTCCAATTGGAAAAGCTGTAAGTTGGTTTCTTTATCTATTTATTTGCTACGCCTCTATCGTCGCTTATACTGCTGGCGGAGGCATTCAAATTGCGTCTGCTTTGGGACATTACTTAGGCCTGCCCATCAGCAAAGAAATTGGAGCTCTAATTTTCGTGGTGTTCTTTACCTTCGTCATTTATCTGGGAAGCCGATTTGTAGGAAAAGTAAATACCATTCTTTTCGTTGCCATGATTGCAGCCTATCTTGGACTTGTTGTCGTCGGAATTGATGAAATCCACCCAACCTTACTTAGCTATCAAAAATGGAACGTCTCCCTTTTTGCGGTTCCTTTTTTACTGACCGCTTTTAGCTTTCAAACCATGGTTCCCAGCTTGACTCCCTATCTCAAAAGTCATCCCAATGCTTTACGCTGGGCCATTATTGGTGGGACTTCTATCGCATTTGTTATCTATGCAATCTGGCAGTCTCTGATTTTAGGGATCATTCCTGTAGGTGGACATAATGGACTTGCCGCAGCCTTAATCAAAGGGGAACCTGCGACACAATGCTTGCATCAACATGTGATTGGCACTTGGATCTGTACAGTTGCGGAATTTTTTGCTTTCTTTGCAATCGCCACCTCATTCCTTGGAATGACTTTAGGTTTATTCGACTTTCTCGCTGATGGTTTGTCCATCAAAAAAGAAGGGATTGGAAAAGTTTTACTAAGCATCTTAATCGCTGTGCCAACGCTTTTATTTGCAGTTAAGTTTGAACGAATCTTCCTCGTTGCCCTAGAAACATCAGGTGGCTTTGGAGACTCTATTTTAAATGGGATGCTCCCTATTCTGATGATCTGGATCGGCCGCTACTGGATGAACCTCAAAGGCCCTTTTAAAGTACCCGGAGGAAAGCCTCTTTTAGCCATTCTCTTTTTGTTCTTCACATGTACACTGTTTTTAGAAATTCTTATTCAAGGTGGCTGGATTGCTTCCCCTTACGAAGAGTATCATTTGCATGACCTTGAAACACTCATTCATGAAGTCTAACACCAGGAATCGATTATGGGATTAATCACAGCCTTTAAAGCATTTTTTAAAGCCTTTAAAGACCCGCAAGGGGCTCAACAGTTTTTAGATGGACAACAACCATCTAAACAAATTCCTCAGCAAGAATCAGATCCTTCTCATCTACGTTTGCTAGCCATCTTGCAAAGAACGGGTCGTTTAATCGACTTTATTCAAGAAGACATTTCATCTTTTGATGATGCCCAGGTGGGTGCCGCTGTCAGGCAAATTCATCAAGACTGTCAAAAAACATTGGATGACTTGGTCGCGATTCGCCCTCTTTTAGACGAAAATGAAGGCTCAAAAATTCAAATCGCGGCAGGATATGATCCTTCAATGTACAAGCTTGTGGGGCATTTAAGCGGCACACCTCCTTTCACTGGAACAGTGATCCATCGAGGCTGGAAGGCGCATAAGAAATCTTTACCTAAAAAAACTGATACGCATCTGGATGAAATTATTTGTCCTGCTGAAATCGATATCATTAGAAAATCATAAGGGAAATCAAAATGAGTGAGAATAAACAGTGGATTATTGGCATAGATCTTGGAACAACCAATTGCACACTTGCATTTGCAGAATTTGATCCATCCCTTCCACCAACTTCTCAGCCTTTGATTCATCAATTTTCCATTCCTCAGCTTGCAGCAGCAGGTGAGGAACAAGAACTCCCCTCACTTCCCTCTTTTCTGTATTTTCCTTTGCAAGAAGAATTAAAGGCAAAGAGTGCCGCGTTGAGCTGGGATGCCGAACGAGAATTTTGTGTGGGAACATTTGGAAGAGACCGCGGAGGTGAACTTCCCGATCGACTCATTTCATCCGCTAAATCCTGGCTATGCCATTCTGGAGTGGATCGTCGATCCGCCATTTTACCTCCTCATGCAGATGAAAGCCCTAAAATGAGCCCCCTTGAAGTGACCGCACATTTGTTAAGGCATTTGAAAGAAGCTTGGGACACAAAAATGCCCGAAGCCCCATTTGTCGAACAAAAAATCTTAGTTACAGTTCCCGCTTCTTTTGATCCAAGCGCTCGAGAACTTGTTCAAGAGGCTGCTCGTTTAGCAAATTATCCCGAAACAATTTTATTGGAAGAGCCTCAAGCTGCTTTCTACGCATGGATGCACCAACACCACGACATTTGGAGAAATAACCTACTACAAGTAGGTGACAGCATTCTTGTCGTCGATATAGGTGGAGGAACCACGGACTTTAGCTTGATTTCGATATTGGACGAAGCCGGAAATCTCACTTTAAAAAGGCAAGCAGTAGGCTCTCATTTACTTTTAGGGGGTGATAACCTCGATTTAAGCTTAGCCTATCTAGCCCAAAACAAACTGGAAGAACAAGGGCACCATTTAGATGAAAGACAATTGCAAGCTCTCACCCAAACCTGCCGCCATGCAAAAGAATTGTTAATGTCAGAAAATCCACCCAAACATGTGGATGTCACAGTCATGGGAAGAGGCAGCAAACTTATCGGCGGATCACTTAAAACAAAAATTACCTTGGCAGAGGCCAAAGCTATTCTCGTCGATGGTTTTTACCCCTTAATTGCTCCGGAAGACCGCTCCCCTACAGAAAAACGTTTAGGATTGCAACAAATTGGCTTACCTTATGCACAAGATCCACGTATTACGTCACAACTCGCGAAATTTCTTTCAATGACGGGAGAAGGGGATCGTGGAAGCATGGAAGAATTTGTGTTACCCTCAAAAATCTTGTTCAATGGGGGAACAATGAAAGCGCAAGCTTTCCAAGATCGTTTTGTCGAATTATTAAATAATTGGGCTACAACTCTTAATAAAGCTCCTATTCAAGTTCTCCCAAATCCTGATCTAGATTTTGCAGTAAGCCGTGGCGCTGTCTACTATGGCTTAGCTCGCCAAGGAAAAGGGATACGGATTAAAAGTGGCACAAGTAGAAGCTACTATATTGGGGTGGAAGATGCTGTTCCAGCAATTCCAGGGATGCCAACACCTCTTAAAGCCATCTGTGTCGTTCCTTTTGGAATGGAAGAAGGCTCTGAAAAAGAACTTCCCGACCAAGAATTTTCTCTTGTTGTAGGAGAGCCCACAACGTTCCGCTTTTTCAGCCATGCGACTCAAAAATTTGCAGATGGAACAGATCCAGAAATAGGAACCATCATCAAACAATGGAAACAAGAATTAACCGAACTTCCACCCATCGAAACGTTCATTGAAAAAATGGAAGGAGATGGAAAAACACTCCGCGTCAAATTAAAATCTCGTGTTACAGAATTAGGCACTTTAGAATTATGGTGTGTTTCTTCAACTAATCAACATTGGAAATTAGAATTTGATTTAAGACAAAAGTAAACCATGTTTTTAATCTTTATCATTTCTTAACAATTTTGATGCATTCTCCCCCAACATTAAATTGGGGGATATATGAAAATTACAGAAAATCACATTAATAGTTTTAATCTAGAATCTCTTTCTAACTTCAAATCAATTGCTGTAAAAGGCAATGAAATTAGAGTTTTTGAAAATAAAGTTGACAAAGGCTTTAAAAAATTAAAAACCATAAAAATTCTGTCAGATCTTCAAGAAATCATTGGTTCAACGCCTTCTCCAGAAAACACCCAAAAAATTAACGCAATTATTACGCATATCAAAGCTGATAAAGAAAACAAACAAATTGCTTTTAAACCTGCACGAAAAATTGCTAATTGGATGAGTAAATTTTGGAATAAAATCCGTGGTTATGGATTTCAAACTTCACTCGAATTAGCTATCAAAATGTCTAGTGATACAAGATTGATTTGTGCATCACCCGACTCAGGACCGTTTTTAACACCAGAAGACCAAAAAGCGTATTTAGCTAAACGCATCGCGCATGATGCCAAAAACATCGCTGACCAACAACAAGCTGAGCGAAAAAGGCAAGAAGAATTAGAGGCTCATGCTGCGGAAGAAATGGAAGCTGAAAAACAACGTCAGGCAGAGTTAAAAGCTGAAGAAGATCGCTTATTTCAAGAACAAAGCGAGAGAAATAAAGCAAAGACTGAAGCAGAAAATAGAAAGCTTGAAGAAGACCAAATAGCTGAACGAGCTAGACTTGAAGAAAAAAATAGAAGAGAGGCTGAATCATTGGAAAAAAGCCGAAGAGAAAATGAACAAAAAGTTAAAGCTGAAAATGATAAATTAGACCAGCAAATCGCTGAAGAAAAAGCTCGTCAGGCAGAAATCAAAAAGCAAGAAGAACAAAAAGAAGCGGAAAGAAAAGCAGAGAGAGAAGCTAGAATTGCAGCGGAAGAAGCTCAAGAAGCACAAAGAAAAGCCGAACGATTAGCAGATCAAGAGCATGCTCAAGCTTTTGAACAACGCCAAGCAGAGGAACGAGCAAAAAATGCCGCTGAAGCAAACGCTCGAGATGAAGAAGCTCGCCGAGTAGCTAAATCATAATTTTTCTCATTTTAGGAAGCTCTAAGCCAGAGTTTCCTAAAAAATTTATTCTTCATCTATATGCTCTTCTTCAAATAAAAATCGGCTAAAATTAATCAGTTGATCGGTCACTTCTTCCATCTTGTGGTTAAAGTCCACATATGCGGCTTGTCGATCACTATTTTGAAAAAAGTCTCCAGCCAAAACAGCTGTTTGCAAAGAAGTGTTAACTCCCATCCCATGAAAAAAGCTAGCCGTGGCGGCCGCATCACCTAGAACCAAAACCCCTTTTTGCGAAGATGAAAAAGTTTTGGCTTTCTGAAGAAGAATAGAAACATTATCCGCTATAATAACAGGGTCTGTTTCCAGCTTTTCCACTTCTAAAAACCATTCACACTTAGCAACTTTTTCCTTTAAATCTTCCAACGAAATGTGGGCAAATAATTCGGTGTCATGCGTAAAACTCTGTAAAAAAATAATACTTCCCGTTGGAACAGAAATTCTTCGAATAAAGTAATCTTCCTTCTTCAATATGGGTGAGACATCCACTCCCCTTGAATGATCTTTAAAAGGAACGAACGTCCACACACCTACAGCCTGACCTAAGCACTCACACTCAATCCCGGCAAAATCGCGCACCTTACTATGCACCCCATCTGCAGCAACAAGAAAATCATAGGGAAGGGAAATATTTTCTCCAGAAATTGCAACAATGGCTTCTTTTTTATCCTTTTCTAAAGCCCTAAATTCACCCTGAATTTTTTTGATTCCCAACTCCTTAATTCTGGCATTCAATCCTTTCTCCAAATTTTTAATGCGCACCAACCCCATGTGTTCCCCTCCAAAATCTAATACTTGAAGATGGGATAAGGCCACATTCCAGCTTTCTAAAAGATCTAAAGAGGATTTCAAAAGAAAAACAAACTGAGGCCTCGAATAGGACGCTCTTTTTTCGATGATTGTGACGTGCGCACCTTTTTTGTGAGCTTCAATGGCTGTCGCCAGCCCGGTAGGCCCTCCGCCAATGATGAGAACTTCGCTGGATTGTATTTTTTCACAAAAAATCAGGGTGAGAAAACAATAAAATAGAAGAATTTGAAAACGTTTCATCGGTTATGTACTCGCTTGTCAGTAAAGGTTTGGAGTGTAACAAACTTGCGTAAAACCACAAAACAGATTTTTTTTGAACTTTCTCGTAAAAGATCCGTTTGCATTTTTTAAAATCAAAGTTATATACAAAAAAAAGGTGTACTCATCTCTTGATTCTCCATCACTTGTCTAATCATTAGGAAAAATGAAATTACTTTTTTTAGGAACAGGGTCAGCTTTCACAGTCGGAGATGGAAATTACCATTCGAATTTACTATTGCAATCAGATACACACAAAAAT
Above is a window of Parachlamydia acanthamoebae DNA encoding:
- a CDS encoding phosphatase PAP2 family protein; translated protein: MIHFKRHIRWLLPLIIWLCITPFTPRIDLALSHYFYSDSTKHFASNAFYQWVYNYGAWPGLFLAVSALVVLILSFFIHAWQKWRSSALLLVLTCAIGSGLVVHAILKENWGRPRPRQITEFGGQLNFRPYYVPYFAKQPEKTKSFPSGHSSMGFYFLVLVVLGYTLKNKSLIYMGAICTLLFGTLLSLTRVAQGGHFFSDVLFSGLIMWWCALSINWLLHQKAYERTH
- the lexA gene encoding transcriptional repressor LexA encodes the protein MKGLTKRQQEILDYIQEFIHSHQFSPSYREIMQNFGYSSLGSVSKHLQVLKRKGLLTSEKKCSRSIKPLETKPSHLNQHELELPFIGHILAGFPVEIFPKTQSLAVPKFLVQEPDSSYILRARGNSLNDEMISDGDLLIVETGREACSGEWIVALLNEHETFIKRYYPEGQYVRLAGHDSAQSPIMIHLDDLVIQGIVVGLVRLYD
- a CDS encoding CDP-alcohol phosphatidyltransferase family protein, translated to MKKIYLLPNIITAFSLTCGLFVIFKMTMTNFGQVDQHILMATAGIMLLAAFADLLDGAVARAMKAESEFGGIFDSLADAVTFGVAPAVIVLKTASLEQGSQLSAFLTIAAMIFSVCGVLRLARFSASAQQARGDEELLAANKKNFTGLPIPAGAAAMVSANLFLASNDFNHYISISLETQAWFLISAFVVLGYFMISRWKFPSFKSLHVRVASFQLVFCIVVAAVLIFYGIVQHFPLLFFILSWTYVLIAWTLSLIRLISGKKSKTLEDFEPEPEDTEWHE
- a CDS encoding ABC transporter ATP-binding protein, encoding MLNISNLSFSYEGNKILKNLSLKLNKGESGALIGASGSGKSTLFKILTRLLSPASGAILIDNKPLSENDDLIAYMMQEDLLLPWRTVIRNMTLSAELGKKTTVPLPQLKEDARRLLGLFGLSDCEDKFPDELSGGMRQRISLARALILNRPVLLLDEPFGSLDVVLREQMYVFMRHIQKQLETTILMVTHDFHDALAMADHVFLLQEGEITEEWNILDEDRHHPEKAGRLMHQMREALRQVERVQGLAAL
- a CDS encoding M24 family metallopeptidase, whose translation is MSFQQTLHDVQHKLKDNQLDGWLLYDFRRSNPLACQFLEIAPETNLTRRFFYWIPQIGSPIKIISIIESHLLDHLPGEKLTYRSWPELEGHLARLLSDKKQVAMEYSPRNAIPAISKVDAGTIEMIRSYGIEVMSSADLLQSYTSTWTAFQLQTHRNALKILEESAQLAWKLIADKLSTSQKVTEYDVQQFLLNCMKEKGCITSDPPICAVNAHSANPHYTPDAKHFAEIRPGDFILIDLWCKQNITHAVYADITQVGVAAETPTMWQQTIFSVVKESRDATTRFIQENIENNLPVMGWEADQVSRDVITEAGFGNFFIHRTGHNIGEEDHGPGAHLDNLETHDERLLLPETCFSIEPGIYLPNEFGVRLEYDVFIHPDRRVEVTGNVQNSLICLGEYK
- a CDS encoding amino acid permease is translated as MEQQQPISRGNIFSAMFLVAGTCIGGGMLALPVATGVSGFIPSLSIMAVCWLAMTLTALFLVEVSLWFEEGAHVITMTQKILGPIGKAVSWFLYLFICYASIVAYTAGGGIQIASALGHYLGLPISKEIGALIFVVFFTFVIYLGSRFVGKVNTILFVAMIAAYLGLVVVGIDEIHPTLLSYQKWNVSLFAVPFLLTAFSFQTMVPSLTPYLKSHPNALRWAIIGGTSIAFVIYAIWQSLILGIIPVGGHNGLAAALIKGEPATQCLHQHVIGTWICTVAEFFAFFAIATSFLGMTLGLFDFLADGLSIKKEGIGKVLLSILIAVPTLLFAVKFERIFLVALETSGGFGDSILNGMLPILMIWIGRYWMNLKGPFKVPGGKPLLAILFLFFTCTLFLEILIQGGWIASPYEEYHLHDLETLIHEV
- a CDS encoding DUF2760 domain-containing protein; the protein is MGLITAFKAFFKAFKDPQGAQQFLDGQQPSKQIPQQESDPSHLRLLAILQRTGRLIDFIQEDISSFDDAQVGAAVRQIHQDCQKTLDDLVAIRPLLDENEGSKIQIAAGYDPSMYKLVGHLSGTPPFTGTVIHRGWKAHKKSLPKKTDTHLDEIICPAEIDIIRKS
- a CDS encoding Hsp70 family protein; amino-acid sequence: MSENKQWIIGIDLGTTNCTLAFAEFDPSLPPTSQPLIHQFSIPQLAAAGEEQELPSLPSFLYFPLQEELKAKSAALSWDAEREFCVGTFGRDRGGELPDRLISSAKSWLCHSGVDRRSAILPPHADESPKMSPLEVTAHLLRHLKEAWDTKMPEAPFVEQKILVTVPASFDPSARELVQEAARLANYPETILLEEPQAAFYAWMHQHHDIWRNNLLQVGDSILVVDIGGGTTDFSLISILDEAGNLTLKRQAVGSHLLLGGDNLDLSLAYLAQNKLEEQGHHLDERQLQALTQTCRHAKELLMSENPPKHVDVTVMGRGSKLIGGSLKTKITLAEAKAILVDGFYPLIAPEDRSPTEKRLGLQQIGLPYAQDPRITSQLAKFLSMTGEGDRGSMEEFVLPSKILFNGGTMKAQAFQDRFVELLNNWATTLNKAPIQVLPNPDLDFAVSRGAVYYGLARQGKGIRIKSGTSRSYYIGVEDAVPAIPGMPTPLKAICVVPFGMEEGSEKELPDQEFSLVVGEPTTFRFFSHATQKFADGTDPEIGTIIKQWKQELTELPPIETFIEKMEGDGKTLRVKLKSRVTELGTLELWCVSSTNQHWKLEFDLRQK
- a CDS encoding FAD-dependent oxidoreductase, which encodes MKRFQILLFYCFLTLIFCEKIQSSEVLIIGGGPTGLATAIEAHKKGAHVTIIEKRASYSRPQFVFLLKSSLDLLESWNVALSHLQVLDFGGEHMGLVRIKNLEKGLNARIKELGIKKIQGEFRALEKDKKEAIVAISGENISLPYDFLVAADGVHSKVRDFAGIECECLGQAVGVWTFVPFKDHSRGVDVSPILKKEDYFIRRISVPTGSIIFLQSFTHDTELFAHISLEDLKEKVAKCEWFLEVEKLETDPVIIADNVSILLQKAKTFSSSQKGVLVLGDAAATASFFHGMGVNTSLQTAVLAGDFFQNSDRQAAYVDFNHKMEEVTDQLINFSRFLFEEEHIDEE